In the Corynebacterium suedekumii genome, one interval contains:
- a CDS encoding GntR family transcriptional regulator gives MGQAATMPRKTSQRYETIITHIRAAIQDGTYRPGDELPSEAELCQQFDSSRGPVRQAMSLLRTEGLISTGRGRRSTVLTTAATGTFDSILSISEWLVSLGKEPGQRTEWIARRPADEITAQHLKVTEGEKVVSMLRLRLADDEPIAVERIAFPAEIGQHILDFDTDSGSIHRVLLDKGVDFESITRTVSAMLATDEDARLLGIAPGSPLLRLGLVASDKQGHILEFADYRYNAEDLAMHLNSVRGTPTPAWLAPHEGVSDDLPAS, from the coding sequence ATGGGTCAGGCAGCCACGATGCCCCGCAAGACCTCCCAGCGTTACGAGACCATCATCACCCACATCCGGGCGGCCATCCAGGACGGCACCTACCGTCCCGGCGACGAGCTCCCGTCCGAGGCCGAACTGTGCCAGCAGTTCGACTCCTCACGGGGACCCGTCCGCCAGGCCATGTCCCTGCTGCGCACCGAAGGACTCATCTCCACCGGTCGCGGCCGGCGCAGCACGGTGCTCACCACCGCCGCCACCGGCACCTTCGACTCCATCCTCTCCATCTCCGAGTGGCTGGTGTCCCTGGGCAAGGAACCCGGCCAGCGCACCGAATGGATCGCCCGCCGCCCCGCCGACGAGATCACCGCCCAGCACCTCAAGGTCACCGAGGGCGAGAAAGTTGTCTCCATGCTGCGCCTGCGCCTGGCCGACGACGAGCCCATCGCCGTCGAACGCATCGCCTTCCCCGCCGAGATCGGCCAGCACATCCTCGACTTCGACACCGACAGCGGCTCCATCCACCGCGTCCTGCTGGACAAGGGCGTCGACTTCGAGAGCATCACCCGCACCGTCTCCGCCATGCTCGCCACCGACGAGGACGCCCGCCTACTGGGCATCGCACCCGGCTCACCCCTTCTCCGCCTCGGGCTCGTGGCCTCCGACAAGCAGGGCCACATCCTCGAGTTCGCCGACTACCGCTACAACGCCGAGGATCTGGCGATGCACCTCAACAGCGTGCGCGGCACCCCGACCCCCGCGTGGCTCGCGCCGCACGAGGGTGTGTCCGACGATCTCCCGGCCAGCTGA
- a CDS encoding zinc-binding dehydrogenase: protein MGTAQAQVWLGDQRFQLSELALPELADGEVLVRMTTATICGSDRHTVSGRRPGACPSILGHEGVGTVVTSRRPGIAPGQRVVFSVTSTCGRCRNCARGLSAKCEEVLKAGHEHVEGAWPLSGTYASHIHLRAGQAAEIVPDSIPDAVASTAGCAVATVMAVLERAGDLVGRTVLVNGVGMLGMVALAAVRAGGAGTIIACDPSPVSRDLARPLADEVVAPGDDHLVDVALEFSGVAQGADACIRSLDLGGVAVLAGTVAPVPDVSVDPEWVVRGWRTITGVHNYEPRHLREAVGFLDCEGDQLPWDRILDGPISLAELPAAFASPSGALRTVVALDS from the coding sequence ATGGGGACGGCACAGGCTCAGGTGTGGCTGGGTGACCAGCGGTTCCAGCTGTCCGAACTGGCACTGCCGGAGCTGGCGGACGGTGAGGTGCTGGTCCGCATGACCACCGCCACCATCTGTGGATCGGACCGGCACACGGTCTCCGGGCGACGTCCGGGCGCGTGCCCGTCCATTCTCGGCCACGAGGGCGTGGGCACGGTGGTCACCAGCCGCCGGCCCGGAATCGCCCCCGGGCAGCGCGTCGTGTTCTCGGTGACCTCCACGTGTGGACGGTGCCGGAACTGTGCGCGGGGACTGAGCGCGAAGTGTGAGGAGGTGCTCAAAGCCGGCCACGAGCATGTGGAGGGGGCCTGGCCCCTGTCCGGCACCTACGCCTCACACATTCATCTCCGGGCTGGCCAGGCTGCGGAGATCGTGCCCGACAGTATCCCGGATGCGGTGGCCTCGACCGCCGGGTGCGCCGTGGCCACGGTGATGGCGGTCCTGGAGAGGGCCGGTGATCTCGTCGGGCGGACGGTCCTGGTCAACGGGGTCGGCATGCTGGGCATGGTCGCGCTGGCGGCGGTGCGTGCCGGTGGAGCCGGGACAATCATCGCCTGCGACCCCAGTCCGGTGTCGCGGGACCTGGCGCGTCCGTTGGCGGACGAGGTGGTCGCTCCGGGAGATGATCACCTGGTGGATGTGGCGCTGGAGTTCTCCGGCGTAGCCCAGGGGGCTGACGCCTGCATCCGGTCCCTGGACCTGGGGGGAGTGGCGGTGCTCGCCGGAACGGTGGCACCGGTGCCCGACGTCAGCGTTGACCCGGAATGGGTGGTTCGGGGGTGGCGCACCATCACGGGCGTCCACAACTACGAACCGCGTCATCTACGGGAGGCGGTCGGGTTCCTCGACTGCGAGGGGGATCAGCTGCCCTGGGACCGGATTCTTGACGGTCCCATCTCACTCGCAGAGCTCCCGGCGGCGTTCGCGTCGCCGTCGGGAGCCCTGCGGACGGTGGTTGCCCTGGATTCCTAG
- a CDS encoding phosphonatase-like hydrolase, which translates to MFTLAVFDMAGTTINDRDEVYRVLREATEREGARYSDDQFQEWMGTEKKWAIRNLLEIGGVEPGEELVEKAWEWFRAELRRAYTENPPVPLDGVEEALRTLRADGVKVGLTTGFSREIADLIFSAMGWRIGDQFDTTATGDEVAAGRPEPFMIQQVMATTGVTDPAQVVSVGDTASDVVSAQRAGVISVGVLTGHLDRGDFERLGADRVLDSAADLPTLLAGAH; encoded by the coding sequence ATGTTCACTCTCGCCGTCTTCGACATGGCAGGTACCACCATCAATGACCGGGACGAGGTGTACCGCGTCCTGCGGGAGGCCACCGAACGGGAGGGTGCCCGCTACAGCGACGACCAGTTCCAGGAGTGGATGGGCACTGAGAAGAAGTGGGCCATCCGTAACCTGCTGGAGATCGGTGGCGTGGAGCCGGGCGAGGAGCTGGTGGAGAAGGCGTGGGAGTGGTTCCGGGCGGAGCTGCGACGCGCCTACACCGAGAACCCGCCGGTTCCGCTCGACGGCGTCGAAGAGGCACTGCGGACTCTCCGGGCAGACGGGGTGAAGGTCGGGCTGACCACCGGGTTCAGCCGGGAGATCGCGGATCTCATCTTCTCGGCGATGGGCTGGCGGATCGGGGACCAGTTTGACACGACCGCCACCGGCGACGAGGTGGCGGCGGGGCGCCCGGAGCCGTTCATGATCCAGCAGGTGATGGCGACCACCGGGGTGACTGATCCGGCCCAGGTCGTCAGCGTGGGGGACACCGCCTCTGATGTGGTGTCGGCCCAGCGTGCGGGTGTCATCTCCGTGGGAGTGCTCACCGGGCACCTGGACAGGGGAGACTTCGAGCGGCTCGGCGCTGACCGGGTGCTGGACTCCGCCGCGGACCTGCCCACTCTCCTTGCCGGCGCCCACTGA
- the phnE gene encoding phosphonate ABC transporter, permease protein PhnE, with protein sequence MSTATTTTPPTPAAARPCPSLNSTAAAVVLLGIVVAGAWSVSEIGISVRTIADSFDNAVNFIGRTLPLDFPPLGETVALVVETLAIVFLATALSVALSIPVALFSATPTTTGRTAKWVARTVTVLARAIPDLVLAIIFLRMFGLGPAAGILAMGIHSVGMIAKLYGDAIEELDDGPRQSVESVGGTRRQQITASIPQVLMPQIIATALHRFDINLRTSVLLGYVGVGGIGLAISDSLRVLNYQRGMALAVIVLVLCILIELISGAIRAAIMNRSGGSVVGGTWADRMLNRRGSTPAGSGDLDLTPPWTMDRVRRFGAVILLAVLTVLAFIEVDLSWRDIWKGLADLPATLGLFFPPSARGSMDAIIEQLLVTVQIALAATFLGAILAIPIGVLAARNVVANRYVHGAFRTFIVIVRGIPELILAIIFVVISGLGGVAGTLALAVGAVGLLSKLVADSLEETDVEVQEALRTAGASELQIFFSATVRQAAPAFIAHTMYLLDTNIRSATLLGVVGAGGVGYLLLNASRINQFDVVTMILLLMVAVVLAVEAVSIWLRNSVR encoded by the coding sequence ATGAGTACTGCGACAACCACGACGCCGCCGACCCCGGCAGCCGCCCGGCCTTGTCCCTCGCTCAACTCCACGGCGGCGGCCGTGGTGCTGCTCGGTATCGTCGTCGCGGGCGCCTGGTCGGTCAGCGAGATCGGGATCAGCGTCCGGACCATCGCGGACTCCTTCGACAACGCCGTCAACTTCATCGGCCGTACGCTGCCGCTCGACTTCCCACCGCTGGGGGAGACCGTCGCCCTCGTGGTGGAGACCCTGGCCATCGTGTTCCTCGCGACCGCCCTGTCGGTGGCGTTGTCGATCCCGGTCGCCCTGTTCTCGGCGACCCCGACGACGACCGGCCGGACCGCGAAGTGGGTGGCCCGGACGGTGACTGTCCTGGCCCGCGCCATCCCGGACCTCGTGCTGGCCATCATCTTCCTGCGCATGTTCGGCCTGGGCCCGGCAGCCGGCATCCTGGCCATGGGCATCCATTCGGTCGGCATGATCGCCAAGCTCTACGGGGACGCCATCGAGGAACTCGACGACGGCCCCCGCCAGTCCGTGGAATCCGTCGGCGGTACCCGTCGACAGCAGATCACCGCGTCGATCCCGCAGGTGCTCATGCCGCAGATCATCGCGACGGCCCTGCACCGCTTCGACATCAACCTCCGGACCTCGGTCCTGCTCGGCTACGTCGGCGTCGGCGGCATCGGCCTGGCCATCTCCGACTCCCTCCGGGTGCTCAACTACCAGCGGGGGATGGCACTCGCCGTCATCGTGCTGGTCCTGTGCATCCTCATCGAGCTGATCTCCGGTGCCATCCGTGCCGCGATCATGAACCGTTCGGGCGGTTCGGTGGTCGGTGGCACCTGGGCTGACCGGATGCTCAACCGTCGGGGCAGCACCCCTGCCGGGTCCGGCGACCTCGATCTCACACCGCCGTGGACCATGGACCGGGTGCGTCGATTCGGCGCCGTCATCCTGCTCGCAGTGCTCACCGTCCTCGCCTTCATCGAGGTGGATCTCTCGTGGCGGGACATCTGGAAGGGCCTGGCGGATCTGCCCGCCACCCTGGGGTTGTTCTTCCCTCCGTCCGCCCGCGGCTCCATGGACGCGATCATCGAACAGCTGCTGGTGACAGTCCAGATCGCTCTGGCGGCCACGTTCCTCGGTGCGATCCTCGCCATCCCGATCGGTGTCCTCGCCGCCCGTAACGTCGTGGCCAACCGCTACGTCCACGGTGCGTTCCGCACGTTCATCGTCATCGTCCGCGGTATCCCCGAGCTCATTCTGGCGATCATCTTCGTCGTCATCTCCGGCCTCGGTGGGGTGGCCGGCACCCTCGCCCTGGCGGTGGGGGCGGTCGGTCTGTTGTCCAAACTCGTCGCCGACTCCCTCGAGGAGACCGACGTCGAGGTCCAGGAGGCGCTGCGCACCGCCGGTGCCTCGGAACTGCAGATCTTCTTCTCCGCCACCGTCCGGCAGGCGGCCCCGGCCTTCATCGCCCACACGATGTACCTGTTGGACACCAACATCCGTTCCGCCACGCTGCTCGGTGTGGTCGGTGCCGGAGGTGTCGGCTACCTGCTGCTCAACGCCTCGCGAATCAACCAGTTCGACGTGGTGACGATGATCCTGCTGCTCATGGTCGCCGTCGTCCTCGCCGTCGAGGCGGTCTCGATCTGGCTGCGCAACAGCGTCCGTTAA
- the phnC gene encoding phosphonate ABC transporter ATP-binding protein: MNTTRPTPDMQRELDAMYAVQMNVVTKDFGGGVLGLDDVTVGFRTGGITVLLGLSGSGKSTLLRHINGLHTPTTGSIRVLGRDVTRACGAELRDLRRDIGVIFQSFNLVGPMSVLENVCTGRLGSLRGPRLSLMMYPRSVRREAMEKLDRVGLADRAFQRADTLSGGQQQRVAIARALMQHPKVLLADEPVASLDPVSSLEVINLLQTISAEDDLTVIASLHQVQLAIDFADRIIGLRSGQVVLDQPTQGLSAEQASEIYSSVSGLDAVDDSAPDAADSEVRR; the protein is encoded by the coding sequence ATGAACACCACCCGACCCACCCCCGACATGCAACGGGAACTCGACGCCATGTACGCGGTCCAGATGAACGTCGTGACCAAGGACTTCGGCGGCGGAGTACTCGGTCTCGACGACGTCACCGTCGGCTTCCGGACCGGTGGCATCACCGTCCTGCTGGGCTTGTCCGGTTCCGGCAAATCCACCCTCCTGCGCCACATCAACGGGCTGCACACCCCGACCACCGGCTCCATCCGGGTCCTCGGCCGGGACGTCACCCGCGCCTGTGGTGCAGAACTGCGTGACCTGCGTCGCGACATCGGGGTCATCTTCCAGAGCTTCAACCTCGTCGGCCCGATGTCCGTCCTCGAGAACGTGTGCACCGGCCGCCTCGGTTCCCTCCGGGGACCGCGCCTGAGTCTCATGATGTACCCGAGGAGCGTCCGCCGGGAGGCGATGGAGAAGCTCGACCGGGTCGGTCTCGCCGACCGGGCCTTCCAGCGTGCCGACACCCTCTCGGGCGGCCAGCAGCAGCGGGTGGCCATCGCCCGGGCGCTCATGCAGCACCCGAAGGTCCTGCTCGCCGACGAGCCGGTCGCCTCCCTTGACCCCGTGTCCTCCCTCGAGGTGATCAACCTCCTGCAGACCATCTCCGCGGAGGACGACCTCACCGTCATCGCCTCCCTGCACCAGGTGCAGCTGGCCATCGACTTCGCCGACCGCATCATCGGTCTGCGCAGCGGTCAGGTGGTGCTCGACCAACCGACCCAGGGACTGAGCGCCGAGCAGGCGTCGGAGATCTACTCCAGCGTCTCCGGTCTGGATGCCGTGGACGACTCCGCTCCGGACGCCGCGGACAGCGAGGTCCGTCGATGA